A genomic segment from Thermothielavioides terrestris NRRL 8126 chromosome 4, complete sequence encodes:
- a CDS encoding glycoside hydrolase family 31 protein (CAZy_ID 269965) has protein sequence MFLQQDNRLVYAYDAEKLWIEPWGPNALRVRATKAREMPAEDWALLKPPATGTAARIDVSPDSACIANGKIKAVVSKLGKLTVWHAEKGELLLEEYARNRRDVRDPKCSALEVEAREFRPVPGREDYHLTMRFESVDPAEKLFGMGQYQQPLFDLKGADLELAQRNSQASVPFLLSSRGYGLLWNNPAVGRAVLGRNVMTFEAYSTAALDYWVVAGDTPAEIVEAYADATGKVPMMPEYGLGFWQCKLRYQTQEELLGVAREYRRRGLPLDLIVVDFFHWPLQGDWKFDPAYWPDPDAMVRELRDMQVELMVSIWPTVDRRCENYAEMVERGLLIRVDRGVRIALDFQGETVHADFTHPEARRYVWDKVRRNYYAKGIKVFWLDEAEPEYAAYDFDNYRYHLGPNARIGNLYPAEYARAFYEGLRAEGHEQIVNLVRCAWAGSQRYGALVWSGDVASSWASFRSQLAAGLHMGIAGLPWWTTDIGGFHGGDPADEAFRELFVRWFQWGAFCPVFRLHGDREPPQPPMGTTGGAACRSGAANEVWSYGERVFAICKKYMAIRERLRPYTRQLMQQAHARGSPVMRPLFYEFPEDPRCWETGEQYMFGPKYLCCPVMRPGVSSMTVYLPRGARWVGMEGGDQFDGGQTVEVACPIDYMPVFERVGVEEAQIWLSGVAEVTRLTGTNVE, from the coding sequence ATGTTTCTCCAACAAGACAACCGGCTCGTCTACGCCTACGATGCGGAGAAGCTCTGGATCGAGCCGTGGGGGCCCAACGCCCTGCGCGTCCGGGCCACCAAAGCGCGCGAGATGCCGGCAGAAGACTGGGCACTGCTGAAACCCCCAGCGACCGGGACGGCGGCCCGGATCGACGTGTCGCCGGACTCGGCGTGCATCGCCAACGGCAAGATCAAGGCGGTCGTGTCGAAGCTGGGCAAGCTGACGGTCTGGCACGCCGAGaagggcgagctgctgctggaggagtACGCGCGCAACCGGCGCGACGTGCGCGACCCCAAGTGCAGCGCGCTCGAGGTGGAGGCGCGCGAGTTCCGGCCGGTGCCGGGGCGCGAGGACTACCACCTCACGATGCGCTTCGAGAgcgtcgacccggccgagaagCTGTTCGGCATGGGCCAGTACCAGCAGCCGCTGTTCGACCTCAAGggcgccgacctcgagctggcgcagcgcAACTCGCAGGCCAGCGTGCCCTTCCTGCTGTCCTCGCGCGGCTACGGCCTGCTGTGGAACAACccggccgtcggccgcgccgtgctgggcCGCAACGTCATGACCTTCGAGGCCTACTCGACCGCCGCGCTGGACTACTGGGTCGTGGCCGGCGACACCCCGGCCGAGATCGTCGAGGCCTACGCCGACGCCACGGGAAAGGTGCCCATGATGCCCGAGTACGGGCTCGGGTTCTGGCAGTGCAAGCTGCGCTACCAGACGCAGgaggagctgctcggcgtcgcgcgcgagtaccggcggcgcggcctgccgctggACCTGATCGTCGTCGACTTCTTCCACTGGCCGCTGCAAGGGGACTGGAAGTTCGACCCGGCCTACTGGCCGGACCCGGACGCCATGgtgcgcgagctgcgcgacatGCAGGTGGAGCTGATGGTGTCCATCTGGCCGACGGTCGACCGCCGGTGCGAGAACTACGCCGAGAtggtcgagcgcggcctgctgATCCGGGTCGACCGCGGCGTGCGCATCGCGCTCGACTTCCAGGGCGAGACCGTGCACGCCGACTTCACCCACCCGGAGGCGCGACGGTACGTCTGGGACAAGGTGCGGCGCAACTACTACGCCAAGGGCATCAAGGTGTTCtggctggacgaggccgagcccGAGTACGCGGCCTACGACTTCGACAACTACCGGTACCACCTGGGGCCGAACGCGCGGATCGGCAACCTGTACCCGGCCGAGTACGCGCGCGCCTTCTACGAGGGCCTCCGCGCCGAGGGCCACGAGCAGATCGTCAACCTGGTGCGGTGCGCGTGGGCGGGCAGCCAGCGGTACGGCGCGCTGGTCTGGAGCGGCGACGTCGCGTCGTCGTGGGCCAGCTTCCGCAGCCAGCTCGCGGCGGGCCTGCACATGGGCATCGCCGGCCTGCCGTGGTGGACGACCGACATCGGCGGGTtccacggcggcgacccggccgacgaggccTTCCGCGAGCTGTTCGTCCGCTGGTTCCAGTGGGGCGCCTTCTGCCCCGTGTTCCGCCTGCACGGCGACCgcgagccgccgcagccgcccatGGGCACCACGGGgggcgccgcctgccgcagcggcgccgccaacgaGGTGTGGTCCTACGGCGAGCGGGTCTTCGCCATCTGCAAGAAGTACATGGCCATCCGCGAGCGCCTGCGGCCGTACACGCGCCAGCTGATGCAGCAAGCGCACGCCAGGGGCTCGCCCGTCATGCGCCCGCTGTTCTACGAGTTCCCCGAGGACCCGCGCTGCTGGGAGACGGGCGAGCAGTACATGTTCGGGCCCAAGTATCTGTGCTGCCCCGTGATGCGGCCCGGGGTCTCGAGCATGACCGTGTATCTGCCACGGGGAGCCAGGTGGGTGGGGATGGAGGGCGGGGACCAGTTTGACGGCGGTCAGACGGTTGAGGTGGCCTGCCCCATTGATTACATGCCAGTGTTTGAGAGGGTAGGTGTGGAGGAAGCACAAATTTGGTTGAGCGGGGTTGCCGAGGTAACCCGCCTCACGGGGACCAATGTGGAATGA